The Nodosilinea sp. PGN35 genome includes the window GCGTCAATTAATCAGCTGCCCCACCGAGGGGCGTGCAGGGTTCACCCCTAGCAAAGCTCTGCCGGTGGGCTCTCTGGCTCCTAGGGGCGGGGCGCTGCGGTGCCCCTGGGCGATCGCTGGTTTGCAGCTAAGTTTCCAACGCAGATTTTACTGAAATTGGGCCTACACTGAGGGGGTCGCAATTTACCACTGACAGGTACGCCAATCCCCCCTCAATGGCCGATACTCCCCAGTGGTAAGTTGAGAACAAGCCCACCCTGGACTTGACGATCGAGGGAAATGCATGGAAATGACTCGCAGCAGCAAAATACCAGAGATACTGAAGACCCACGAGGCAGAACTGCTGTCGGAATGGAATCAAGAGCTGATCGCGGCCAACACCCGCAAGGGGTTAATTAGAGAAGCAGAGCTGCGGGAGGAATGTCGGGAATTTCTCAAGCTGCTGAGCACGGCGGCTCAATCCGATAACTTGAGCAATGTTCAGGCCCTCGAGTGGCGGGAGGTGCGGGAAATGCTGACCAGCATTTCGCGATCGCGCTCCCAAAAAGGCTTCACCCCCAGCGAAACGGCCACCTTTATCTTTTCCTTTAAGCGACCGCTGTTTGATCGGCTGCGGCAGCAGCTGCACGACCCGACTGAGCTAGGCGAAGAAGTCTGGCGTGCCACCGACCTGCTCGATCGCCTGGGGTTGCTGGCGATGGAAGCCTACCAGCGATCGCGAGATGAGGTGATCCTGCGGCAGCAGGAAGAACTGCTGGAGCTGTCTACCCCAGTGGTCAAGCTGTGGGACGGCATTTTGGCCCTGCCGGTGATTGGCACCCTCGACAGCGCCCGTACCCAGGTGGTGATGGAGTCGCTCTTGCAGAAAATTGTCGAAACTGGCTCAGAAGTGGCCATTATCGACATCACCGGGGTGCCCACCGTCGATACGCTGACCGCCCAACACCTGCTCAAGACGGTGACCGCCGCTCGCCTGATGGGGGCCGACTGCATCATCAGCGGCATTCGGCCCCAGATCGCCCAGACGATCGTCTATCTCGGCATCGACCTGGCCGATGTGACGACCAAGGCAACCCTCGCCGACGCCTTTCTTACGGCCTTAAAACGCCTAGGCATTGCGATCGCCCCCAAGTAGGCTAGAGGAGAGACTGATGGAACGGATTCCCATCCTGCAAATGGGCGAATGTCTGCTCGTCACCATTCAGGTCGATATGCACGATCGCCTGGCGATCACGCTTCAAGACGACCTCACCAACCGCATTAGTCAAACCCACGCCAGCGGGGTGTTAATTGACATCTCGGCCCTGGAGATTGTCGATTCTTTCATCGGCAGAATTTTGGGCAACATTGCCAAAATGTCGCGGGTCATGGATGCCGAAACGGTGGTGGTCGGCATGCAGCCCGCCGTTGCCATTACCCTGGTGGAGCTGGGGCTGTCCCTCACCGGCATTCGCACCGCCCTGAATGTGGAAAAGGGCATGGCGCTGCTGCGATCGGCAATGGCTGAACCCACCACCACTGAGGCCGTAGCGACGGTATGGGGTCTAGAGGACGATGCAGAAGATTGAGGAGGTCAACATTCAATCTTCTGCCGATGTGGTTTTGGTGCGGCAGGCCGTGCGCCAGTTTGCCATTGAGGTGGGCCTTGGGCTGGTCGATCAAACCAAAATTGTCACCGCTGCCAGCGAACTGGCCCGCAACACCCTAGACTACGGCGGCGGCGGCATCGTCCGGTTAGAAGCGCTCCAGGTGGACGGGCGGCGGGGGCTCAGGCTCACCTTTGAAGACCACGGGCCGGGCATTGCCGACGTTGCTATGGCGCTGAGGGATGGTTTCACTACGGGCGGGGGCCTGGGCATGGGCCTGGGGGGCGCAAAACGGCTGGCCAACGAGTTTGAAATTGTGTCTGTGGTAGGAGAGGGAACGCGGGTAACCGTCGTACGCTGGAAATAGCCTGAGGACACCGCTTGAACGAATCTACGGCGATCGCCATCACCGAGCCGAGTCAAACTGGGGAAGCCCGGCGAGCCGCTCTAGCTCTGGCCACCCGGCTTGGCTTCGTCGAAACCGAGCGGGGCAAGGCGGGAATTTTGGTAACCGAGGTAGCCAGCAACCTGATCCTGCACGGGGGCGGCGGTGTCATTGTGCTGCGGGCGATCGCCCAGGGTGACGCGATCGGCATCGAGGTGCTGGGGCTAGACCAGGGGGCGGGCATGGTCAACGTGGAGGAATGCCTGCAAGACGGCTTTTCCACCACGGGCACTGCGGGCAACGGGCTGGGCGCAGTGCGCCGCCTCTCAGACTTCTTTGAAATTTACTCGCGGCCCCACCAGGGCACGGCCCTGCTCGCTCACCTCTGGGCCAGCGCCTCTGGGCCTGCCCACCAGCAGGCGCAGCCCCCACCCCTCGCCCTAGGCGCGGTCGCCCAGCCCAAACCTGGGGAGGAGGTGTCTGGGGATGCCTGGGCCTGGCAGGGGGACGAGCGCCGCTGCCTGCTGCTTGTCGTCGACGGGCTGGGGCATGGGCCAGCGGCGGCCAGTGCGGCGGCGATGGCGGTCGAGGTGTTTTACGAGCACCACCAGCAGTCCCCCCAGCGCATTGTTGAAGCCGCCCACCGGGCGTTGCGCAGCACTCGGGGGGCCGCCCTGGCGATCGCCGCCGTAAACTTCGAGCAGCAGACCCTCTGCTTTGTGGGCATTGGCAATATTGCGGCCAGCCTTTACTCGGCGACCGAGCAGCACAGCCTGGTGTCCTACAACGGTACCGTGGGGCACGAGGTGCGCAAAATTCAGGCCTTTACCTACCCCTGGTACGCCAACAGCCTGCTCGTCATGCACTCCGACGGCATCAGCACGCAGTGGAAGCTCGATCGCTATCCCGGCCTCAGTCAGACCCATCCCAGCCTGATCGCCGGGGTGCTGTACCGCGACTTTCGCCGCGATCGCGATGATGGAACCATAGTAGTGGCGAAAGGAACGGGCCTATGACCACCCTCTTCACCCTGCAAATTCACTACGAACAGGATGTGGTGCAGGCGCGGCAGCAAACCCGCGAGCTGGCCGCACACCTGGGTTTTGACATCCAGGATCAGACCCGGCTGGCCACGGCGGTGTCAGAAATTGTCCGCAATGCGTTTCAGTACGCCCAGGGGGGAACGGTACAGTTTGACGTTGAGGAAAGCCCCCAGATTTTGCTAATTCAGGTGCAGGATCAAGGCCGGGGTATTCCGCACCTGAGCGATGTTTTAGCCGGGCGCTACCAGTCGTCCACGGGCATTGGGCTGGGGATCGTCGGCACCCGGCGACTGATGGATACCTTTGACATCGCCTCGACCGAGCAGGGTACCACCGTGCGCCTGGGCAAAACCCTGCCAACGCGCTCGCCCCCGCTCACCGACGCCCAGCTCCAGCAGATTCGGGCGGCTGTGGCGGGGCGATCGCCCCAAAACCCCTACGACGAAATTCAGCGGCAAAACCAGGAACTGCTGCGGGCGATGGCGGAACTGCGCCAGCGCGAGGAAGAACTCACCTACCTCAACCGCGAGCTAGAGGACACCAATCGCGGCGTCATTGCCCTCTACGCCGAGCTAGACGAAAAGGCCAGCTCCCTCCAGCAGGCCAACGAGCTCAAAACGCGCTTTCTCTCCAACATGAGCCACGAGTTTCGCACGCCGCTCAACTCAATTTTGTCCCTGTCGCGCATGCTGCTGGCGCTGATCGATGGGGAGCTGTCCCTGGAGCAGGAAAAGCAGGTGACCTTCATTCAAAAAGCGGCCAGCGGCCTCTCAGAGCTGGTGAACGATCTGCTGGATCTAGCCAAGGTAGAGGCGGGCAAAACCGAGGTGCGACCCAGCTCCTTTGCCGTGAGCGACCTGTTTGCCACCCTGCGGGGCATGCTGCGGCCCCTGCTGGTGCAGGGGGCCTCGGTGTCGCTGGTGTTTGTCGAACCCGAGGGCCTGCCCCTGCTCTACAGCGATGAGGGCAAAATCGCCCAGATTCTCCGCAACTTTATCTCCAACGCGCTCAAATTTACGGAGCGGGGGGAGGTGCGAGTCACGGCAGAGCAGGTGGGCCAGATGATTCACCTCTCGGTGTCAGACACGGGCATTGGCGTTGCCGCCGCCGACCAGGAGCGCATCTTTGAGGATTTTGTGCAAATTGAGTCTCCCCTGCAAAAGCGGGTGAAAGGCACGGGGTTGGGGCTGCCGCTGTCGCGCCGGCTAGCCGAGCTGATGGGTGGCAGCGTTTCGGTGCAGAGCGAGCTGGGCCAGGGAGCGACCTTCTCGGTCTGCATTCCCATCGTTTACCCCCAGGCGGCAGACCTGCCGGGCTCCCTGCAACCGATCACCGCTCTACACCCGGCCCGTCTGCCCATTCTGGCGATCGAAGACCACATCGAAACCCTATTTATCTACGAAAAACACCTGCAAGCGTCGCGCTATCAGCTGATTGCCGCCCGCACCCTGGCCCAGGCCAGACAGGCCCTAGAGCAGCTGCGGCCAGCGGCGATCGTGCTCGACATTTTGCTGGAGGGGCAAAACGGCTGGACATTCCTGCGAGAGCTGAAGGGGGATGAGGCAACGCGCGATATTCCTGTATTGGTCGCTACGGTTGTGGACAACGAAACCCAGGCCCTGGCCCTCGGCGCTGATGGATTTTTGATTAAGCCCGTAGACCAACTGCCCCTGCTGGCCAAACTCAACGGGCTGATCAGCCAGGGCGAGGCTCAAAAACTCCTACTTATTGATGATGATCCGGCCTACCGCTATGTGATTAAACAGTTGTTGGTGGATGTGCCGCTCCAGCTCTTAGAAGCTGCCAGCGGACGGGATGGATTGGCCGCAGCAGAGCGTGAGCGGCCTACCGCTATTTTGCTTGACCTGACTATGCCGGAACTCAGCGGATTTGATGCCCTTGAGCAGCTGCGGCATAACCCTGTGACTCAATCCATTCCTGTGATTATCCACTCGTCAACCCAGTTAGATGTAGAAACCCAGAGCCATTTAGCTCAGCAAGGTGTGGCTGTCCTGCCCAAGGAGAAAACATCTCAAGCCGCCGCCGCCTCTCACCTTCGAGCAGCCCTCGCTAAAGCCGGTCTCGTTTTAGATGCTTGAGGATGCGTCATGTTTCAGCCCAGCGAAACCATCCTGCATATTGAGGATAACGAAGCCAATCGCTACATCGTGAGGCGGATTTTGCAAAGCGCGGGGTTTGCTGTTGTTGAGGCGGCCACGGGAACCGCCGGGCTAGAGGCGATCGCCCACCATCACCCCGTGCTGGTCATTTTAGATGTCAGACTGCCAGATCTAAGCGGGTTCGAAGTCTGTCGCCAGATCAAGTCCAATCCGCAAACCCGTTTTATTCCGGTGCTGCATCTTTCGGCCAGCTTTGTCAAAAGTCAGGATAAAGCAGAGGGCCTCGACAGCGGTGCCGACGGCTATCTGGCCCAGCCCGTGGAACCGATTGAACTTTTGGCGACGGTGCGATCGCTGCTGCGCATTCGCCAGGCCGAGGAGCTGGCCCTGATTTCGGCGCGGGAGTGGCAAACCACCTTTGACGCCATCAACGACAGTGTCTGCCTGCTCAATCAGCGGGGTGAAATTTTGCGCTGTAACCGCGCTATGGTGCGGCTGTTTGGTCGGCCCGCCGAAGAGATTGTGGGGCACCGCCACGCCGAGTTAATGAGGGCCGCCCTGGGGGTGGGAGACGGCGCGTGCTTCCGCAGCGCCAAAGCAACACACCAGCGTCAGCTGTTAGAACTGCAAAGTCAAGAACGCTGGTTTGCCAAAACTATGGATCCGGTTCTCAATGAGTTGGGCACCTTTACCGGTGCCGTTCTAATTTTGGTGGACATTACCCACCGCAAGCAGATCGAAGCTGAACGCAAGCAGGCAGAGATGACTCTGCAAGAGCGCAATCAACGCCTGGATTTGCTCTACGAAACCACCCGAGAGCAAGCGGATCAACTGCGGCAGGCCAATCGCATCAAAGACGAGTTTCTGGCGGTGTTATCCCACGAGCTCAGGTCGCCTTTAAACCCCATTTTAGGTTGGGCAAAAATCCTGCAAACCAAGCAGCAAGACGCCGCCAAGACCCAGTACGCCCTGGCGACCATCGAGCGCAACGCCAGACTGCAAGCGCAGCTGATTGAAGACCTGCTCGATGTTTCTCGCATCCTTCAGGGCAAGATGAGCTTACAGACAGTCCCGGTTAGCCTACCGTTCATCATTAAATCTGCCCTGGAGACGGTGCAACTCGCGGCTGAAGCAAAATCGATTCACATTGAGACCAGCTTTGCCCCTGAGGTTGGGCAAGTTCTAGGCGACTCTGGTCGCCTCCAGCAGATCGTTTGGAACCTGATCTCCAACGCTGTTAAGTTCACCTCCGCCGGGGGCCATGTCCAGGTGCGGCTGGAGCAAATTGAGGCTGAGGCACAGGCGGGCTCCCCCCACCCTGTTGCCTATGCTCAAATTACGGTCAGCGATACCGGTAAGGGCATCACCGCCAGCTTTTTGCCCTACGTGTTCGACTACTTTCGCCAGGCTGACAGCACCACCACCCGCAGTTTTGGGGGGTTAGGACTGGGGTTGGCGATCGTCAGTCACCTGGTGGAACTGCATGGAGGCACCGTTCAGGCTGAGAGTTTGGGCGAAGGGCAGGGCTCAACCTTTATCGTCAGGCTGCCCGTCATGGCTGCCTCAAAACTGCATCCCGAGGGTTCGCGGGCGCACAGTTGTTCAGAGCTGCACTTCCACGGACTGCGTGTGCTGATGGTAGACGATGAACGAGACTCCCGCGAGCTGGGTGCTTTTTTGCTAGAACAGCAGGGGGCAGTGGTCACTCAGGTCGGGTCGGCGGCGGCAGCGCTCAGTGAGCTGCAGCAGGCAGAGTTTGATGTGCTGATCAGCGATATCGGCATGCCCGATATGGATGGTTACGCTCTGCTGCGCCACATCAGGGAGCGATCGCCCGACCAGGGCAGAGATATTTTGGCGATCGCCATCACCGCCTACGCTGGCGAAAGCGACCAGCGGCAGGCGTTGGCAGCCGGATTTCAGCAGCATATTACCAAACCCCTTGAGCCCGAAACTCTGCTGCAAACGATTTGGACGCTGGTGCAGCAGAGGCGGTAGCACCACAGCGCTGGGGCGACTGGGCTCTATACTCCATGCGGCATTGTGTAGGCCGCTCAGGGGATGGACGTAGCTAGACTCGAACCAGTGCCCCCTAGGGTACTTTTGGGATGCTGACAATTTTTGGGCTTGGCTGCTTACAGGCAGAATCCTACACCCAGGTAGAAATCCTGTACGCTGGTGTTCAGTCAAGTATTTACTGACGGGTTAACGGGGTGACGGTCTACGGTAAACAGCTCGCTTTGAACCTGAAACCGTTCTCTAAGCCTTTTACTGCTCTTGAAGGCGTCGCACCCCTGCTTGGAAACCCTCGTCATAATAAGTGGTCGTACGAAAGTTGTCGTAAGGCAGACCATTGAGGGCATCCTGGAGTCCACGAAA containing:
- a CDS encoding STAS domain-containing protein produces the protein MEMTRSSKIPEILKTHEAELLSEWNQELIAANTRKGLIREAELREECREFLKLLSTAAQSDNLSNVQALEWREVREMLTSISRSRSQKGFTPSETATFIFSFKRPLFDRLRQQLHDPTELGEEVWRATDLLDRLGLLAMEAYQRSRDEVILRQQEELLELSTPVVKLWDGILALPVIGTLDSARTQVVMESLLQKIVETGSEVAIIDITGVPTVDTLTAQHLLKTVTAARLMGADCIISGIRPQIAQTIVYLGIDLADVTTKATLADAFLTALKRLGIAIAPK
- a CDS encoding STAS domain-containing protein, yielding MERIPILQMGECLLVTIQVDMHDRLAITLQDDLTNRISQTHASGVLIDISALEIVDSFIGRILGNIAKMSRVMDAETVVVGMQPAVAITLVELGLSLTGIRTALNVEKGMALLRSAMAEPTTTEAVATVWGLEDDAED
- a CDS encoding anti-sigma regulatory factor, which encodes MQKIEEVNIQSSADVVLVRQAVRQFAIEVGLGLVDQTKIVTAASELARNTLDYGGGGIVRLEALQVDGRRGLRLTFEDHGPGIADVAMALRDGFTTGGGLGMGLGGAKRLANEFEIVSVVGEGTRVTVVRWK
- a CDS encoding SpoIIE family protein phosphatase codes for the protein MNESTAIAITEPSQTGEARRAALALATRLGFVETERGKAGILVTEVASNLILHGGGGVIVLRAIAQGDAIGIEVLGLDQGAGMVNVEECLQDGFSTTGTAGNGLGAVRRLSDFFEIYSRPHQGTALLAHLWASASGPAHQQAQPPPLALGAVAQPKPGEEVSGDAWAWQGDERRCLLLVVDGLGHGPAAASAAAMAVEVFYEHHQQSPQRIVEAAHRALRSTRGAALAIAAVNFEQQTLCFVGIGNIAASLYSATEQHSLVSYNGTVGHEVRKIQAFTYPWYANSLLVMHSDGISTQWKLDRYPGLSQTHPSLIAGVLYRDFRRDRDDGTIVVAKGTGL
- a CDS encoding ATP-binding protein encodes the protein MTTLFTLQIHYEQDVVQARQQTRELAAHLGFDIQDQTRLATAVSEIVRNAFQYAQGGTVQFDVEESPQILLIQVQDQGRGIPHLSDVLAGRYQSSTGIGLGIVGTRRLMDTFDIASTEQGTTVRLGKTLPTRSPPLTDAQLQQIRAAVAGRSPQNPYDEIQRQNQELLRAMAELRQREEELTYLNRELEDTNRGVIALYAELDEKASSLQQANELKTRFLSNMSHEFRTPLNSILSLSRMLLALIDGELSLEQEKQVTFIQKAASGLSELVNDLLDLAKVEAGKTEVRPSSFAVSDLFATLRGMLRPLLVQGASVSLVFVEPEGLPLLYSDEGKIAQILRNFISNALKFTERGEVRVTAEQVGQMIHLSVSDTGIGVAAADQERIFEDFVQIESPLQKRVKGTGLGLPLSRRLAELMGGSVSVQSELGQGATFSVCIPIVYPQAADLPGSLQPITALHPARLPILAIEDHIETLFIYEKHLQASRYQLIAARTLAQARQALEQLRPAAIVLDILLEGQNGWTFLRELKGDEATRDIPVLVATVVDNETQALALGADGFLIKPVDQLPLLAKLNGLISQGEAQKLLLIDDDPAYRYVIKQLLVDVPLQLLEAASGRDGLAAAERERPTAILLDLTMPELSGFDALEQLRHNPVTQSIPVIIHSSTQLDVETQSHLAQQGVAVLPKEKTSQAAAASHLRAALAKAGLVLDA
- a CDS encoding response regulator, whose product is MFQPSETILHIEDNEANRYIVRRILQSAGFAVVEAATGTAGLEAIAHHHPVLVILDVRLPDLSGFEVCRQIKSNPQTRFIPVLHLSASFVKSQDKAEGLDSGADGYLAQPVEPIELLATVRSLLRIRQAEELALISAREWQTTFDAINDSVCLLNQRGEILRCNRAMVRLFGRPAEEIVGHRHAELMRAALGVGDGACFRSAKATHQRQLLELQSQERWFAKTMDPVLNELGTFTGAVLILVDITHRKQIEAERKQAEMTLQERNQRLDLLYETTREQADQLRQANRIKDEFLAVLSHELRSPLNPILGWAKILQTKQQDAAKTQYALATIERNARLQAQLIEDLLDVSRILQGKMSLQTVPVSLPFIIKSALETVQLAAEAKSIHIETSFAPEVGQVLGDSGRLQQIVWNLISNAVKFTSAGGHVQVRLEQIEAEAQAGSPHPVAYAQITVSDTGKGITASFLPYVFDYFRQADSTTTRSFGGLGLGLAIVSHLVELHGGTVQAESLGEGQGSTFIVRLPVMAASKLHPEGSRAHSCSELHFHGLRVLMVDDERDSRELGAFLLEQQGAVVTQVGSAAAALSELQQAEFDVLISDIGMPDMDGYALLRHIRERSPDQGRDILAIAITAYAGESDQRQALAAGFQQHITKPLEPETLLQTIWTLVQQRR